A single genomic interval of Neisseria leonii harbors:
- a CDS encoding DUF4124 domain-containing protein, translating to MERIGWVWLGCLLSLPVQAAVYRCESGGVTVYTSRPGENCYRTALPPIGSYREIPPQAHRARSRAGIPPPVSGSRPELPRSGARTDSRRQILLQELADEQRAAAEAQQALADASASGDAAQIRLWRGRLQDRRLNLKALAREIGRR from the coding sequence ATGGAACGGATCGGTTGGGTGTGGCTGGGCTGTTTGCTCAGCCTGCCGGTGCAGGCGGCGGTGTACCGCTGCGAAAGCGGCGGCGTGACCGTGTATACTTCGCGGCCGGGCGAAAACTGTTACCGTACCGCTCTACCGCCGATCGGCAGTTACCGGGAAATTCCGCCTCAGGCACACCGGGCACGCAGCCGTGCCGGCATACCGCCGCCCGTTTCCGGCAGCAGGCCTGAGCTACCCCGCAGCGGGGCACGCACAGACAGCCGCCGTCAGATTTTATTGCAGGAGCTGGCTGACGAGCAGCGGGCGGCAGCCGAGGCACAACAGGCACTGGCCGATGCTTCGGCCAGCGGCGATGCGGCACAGATACGGCTGTGGCGCGGCCGTTTGCAGGACAGACGGTTGAACCTGAAAGCATTGGCGCGCGAAATCGGCCGCCGTTAG
- a CDS encoding pseudouridine synthase: MKQMSKKTISKREWRDGTASKPKKAAVKKTAAERPSESRAQKGFQTADTPVKTPAAPRQRAAKAKKLVVRNPNRKIMERARDLKEKRADLSRFAPERLQKVLAASGVGSRREMEEWIGNGWVTVNGRVAALGDKITPDDQVSVKGSPIKLKWADRLPRIILYYKQEGEIVSRDDPQGRVSIFDRLPQTASSRWVAIGRLDINTSGLLILTTSGELVQRFAHPSFEVEREYAVRTLGALTADQIRLLTEGVMLEDGLAKVERIRENGGEGVNKWYSVVIKEGRNREVRRIFESQGLTVSRLVRVGFGPIALPNRLKRGQFYELNPAEVANIVKWADMPLPGERRRR, translated from the coding sequence ATGAAACAGATGTCCAAAAAAACAATCAGCAAGCGCGAATGGCGCGACGGTACGGCATCCAAGCCGAAAAAAGCAGCCGTGAAAAAAACGGCGGCCGAGAGGCCGTCTGAAAGCCGTGCCCAAAAGGGTTTTCAGACGGCAGATACCCCAGTGAAAACGCCCGCCGCGCCCAGGCAGCGGGCGGCCAAAGCCAAAAAACTGGTGGTGCGCAATCCGAACCGCAAAATCATGGAGCGCGCGCGCGATTTGAAGGAAAAACGCGCCGATTTGTCGCGTTTTGCGCCCGAGCGGCTGCAAAAAGTACTGGCCGCTTCCGGTGTCGGCTCGCGCCGCGAAATGGAAGAGTGGATCGGCAACGGCTGGGTCACGGTAAACGGCCGCGTGGCCGCTTTGGGCGACAAAATCACGCCCGATGATCAGGTAAGCGTAAAAGGCAGTCCGATCAAACTCAAATGGGCCGACCGCCTGCCGCGCATCATTCTCTATTACAAGCAGGAAGGCGAAATCGTTTCGCGCGACGACCCGCAGGGGCGCGTGAGCATTTTCGACCGTCTGCCGCAGACGGCCAGCAGCCGCTGGGTGGCCATCGGCCGTTTGGACATCAATACCAGCGGCCTGCTGATTCTCACTACCTCAGGCGAGCTGGTGCAGCGTTTTGCCCACCCGAGTTTTGAAGTCGAGCGAGAGTATGCGGTGCGCACGCTGGGTGCGCTGACTGCGGATCAAATCCGCCTGTTGACGGAGGGTGTGATGCTGGAAGACGGTTTGGCCAAAGTCGAGCGCATCCGCGAGAACGGCGGCGAAGGCGTGAACAAATGGTACAGCGTGGTGATTAAGGAAGGCCGCAACCGCGAAGTGCGCCGTATTTTTGAAAGTCAGGGGCTGACCGTCAGCCGCCTGGTGCGGGTGGGCTTCGGCCCGATAGCCCTGCCGAACCGCCTCAAACGCGGCCAGTTTTACGAGCTGAACCCGGCGGAAGTGGCCAATATCGTCAAATGGGCGGATATGCCGCTGCCGGGCGAGCGCCGCCGCCGATAA
- a CDS encoding DMT family transporter yields MNPQPPASVKDPIGSAWMVAAALLFTLMNLWVQEAGRRFGFGSGELVFWRMLFSALVLGAWAVLRKKPLATPHMRAHLSRSLSGTLAMFGIFYAVVHLPLGTGVTLSYTSSLFLALFSLLVLKERIRTADGLLLVSGFGGVVLLLQPSLQGGQEWAALAGLGGGALAGWAYMQVRELSLLGEPAWRVVLYFSLVGTLFSALWAWLAGWQLPPVQSLPYLAGIGAAALAAQLAMTHAYRVGRKFTVSALAYLTVVFSSLAGMFWQGDRIDVMEWMGMAVIVTSGILAAWYGKRPDAAEKQKDKGTST; encoded by the coding sequence ATGAATCCGCAACCGCCTGCTTCCGTAAAAGACCCAATCGGCTCCGCCTGGATGGTGGCGGCCGCTTTGCTGTTTACCTTAATGAATTTATGGGTGCAGGAAGCCGGCCGCCGTTTCGGTTTCGGCAGCGGAGAGCTGGTATTCTGGCGGATGCTGTTTTCCGCTTTGGTGCTGGGGGCGTGGGCGGTGCTGCGCAAAAAGCCGTTGGCGACGCCGCATATGCGCGCGCATTTGAGCCGCAGTCTCTCCGGCACTTTGGCGATGTTCGGTATTTTCTATGCCGTGGTGCATCTGCCGCTGGGTACGGGGGTAACGTTGAGTTATACCTCGTCGCTGTTTCTGGCGCTGTTTTCGCTGCTGGTTTTGAAAGAGCGTATCCGTACGGCAGACGGCCTGCTGCTGGTGTCGGGCTTCGGCGGCGTGGTGCTGCTGTTGCAGCCTTCTTTGCAGGGCGGTCAGGAATGGGCGGCGCTGGCCGGGTTGGGCGGCGGGGCATTGGCCGGTTGGGCGTATATGCAGGTGCGCGAATTGTCTTTGCTGGGGGAGCCGGCCTGGCGGGTGGTGCTGTATTTTTCGCTGGTGGGGACGCTGTTTTCTGCATTGTGGGCATGGCTTGCGGGCTGGCAGCTGCCGCCGGTACAGTCGCTGCCGTATCTGGCGGGTATCGGTGCCGCCGCGCTTGCGGCACAACTGGCCATGACGCACGCCTACCGCGTGGGGCGGAAGTTTACCGTATCCGCGCTGGCGTATCTGACTGTTGTGTTTTCGTCGCTGGCCGGTATGTTTTGGCAGGGCGACCGCATTGATGTGATGGAGTGGATGGGTATGGCCGTTATCGTTACATCGGGTATTTTGGCAGCATGGTACGGCAAGCGGCCCGATGCTGCGGAAAAACAGAAAGACAAAGGAACATCAACATGA
- a CDS encoding GNAT family N-acetyltransferase yields the protein MNPQLLLRIGDEDDIAAIVELLNTCYRGREGWTTEADIIAGERVSAEAVEAMLADRRRYFFVFDNLPGEADTPGSLLGCIVVWLDPAAPERTACVEMAAVHPAIQQQGIGGEMLRQVEDFARRHLRQGWMKMEIVAGREALLAYYRRRGYQATGSERVLRDEENYGCPKNGSIRMIELAKRLDG from the coding sequence ATGAATCCACAACTTCTGCTGCGTATCGGCGATGAAGACGATATTGCAGCCATTGTCGAACTGCTCAATACCTGCTACCGGGGCCGCGAGGGTTGGACGACCGAAGCCGACATCATCGCCGGCGAGCGGGTGTCGGCAGAAGCCGTCGAAGCCATGCTGGCCGACAGACGGCGTTATTTTTTCGTATTCGACAATCTGCCGGGAGAAGCCGATACGCCGGGCAGTCTGCTGGGCTGTATTGTGGTGTGGCTGGATCCGGCCGCACCGGAGCGTACCGCCTGTGTCGAAATGGCGGCCGTCCACCCCGCTATCCAGCAGCAGGGCATAGGCGGCGAAATGCTGCGCCAAGTGGAAGATTTTGCCCGCCGCCATCTGCGCCAAGGCTGGATGAAAATGGAAATCGTCGCCGGGCGCGAAGCACTGCTGGCCTACTACCGGAGGCGCGGCTATCAGGCCACAGGCAGCGAGCGCGTGCTGCGCGATGAAGAAAACTACGGTTGTCCGAAAAACGGCAGCATCCGGATGATCGAGCTGGCCAAACGCCTGGACGGATAA
- the ylqF gene encoding ribosome biogenesis GTPase YlqF translates to MAIQWYPGHMHKAKKAIIERLKSVDMVIEVLDARMPASSENPLLAQLSRDKPKLKILNKQDLADPERTDLWLAAFNAREHTRAIALDASDRQAAQKLIAACRALVPNRKGVDKPLRVLICGIPNVGKSTLINGMIGKKSAKTGNEPGITKAEQRLFLADDFWLYDTPGMLWPKIIVEEGGYNLAAGGAVGRNALDEEAVALQLIDYLRRHYPADLQARYAADKNESSHWHDEAWLEWIGRKRGALLGGGRINYQKAAEAVLSDFRDGHIARITLETPNQWEAWLKAARRNEAALKAAREQRKAERKGGHRHRPQEDGEAV, encoded by the coding sequence ATGGCAATCCAATGGTATCCCGGCCATATGCACAAGGCCAAAAAAGCCATCATCGAACGCCTTAAAAGCGTGGATATGGTCATCGAAGTGCTGGACGCGCGTATGCCCGCTTCCAGCGAAAACCCGCTTTTGGCACAGCTGTCCAGGGACAAACCCAAGCTCAAAATCCTCAACAAACAGGATTTGGCCGATCCTGAACGCACGGATTTGTGGCTGGCCGCATTCAATGCGCGCGAACACACCCGTGCCATCGCACTGGACGCATCCGACCGTCAGGCCGCACAAAAACTGATTGCCGCCTGCCGCGCGCTGGTGCCGAACCGCAAAGGGGTGGACAAACCGCTGCGCGTATTAATCTGCGGCATTCCCAATGTCGGCAAATCCACCCTGATTAACGGCATGATCGGCAAAAAATCGGCCAAAACCGGCAACGAACCGGGCATCACCAAAGCCGAACAGCGTCTGTTTCTGGCCGACGATTTCTGGCTGTACGATACCCCGGGTATGCTGTGGCCGAAAATCATAGTGGAAGAGGGCGGCTATAATCTGGCCGCAGGCGGTGCCGTCGGCCGCAATGCTTTGGACGAAGAAGCAGTGGCCTTACAGCTGATCGACTATCTGCGCCGTCATTATCCGGCCGATTTGCAGGCGCGCTATGCGGCCGATAAAAACGAAAGCAGCCATTGGCACGATGAAGCCTGGCTCGAATGGATAGGCCGCAAACGCGGCGCGCTGCTCGGCGGCGGCCGCATCAATTACCAGAAAGCCGCCGAAGCCGTGCTAAGCGACTTCCGCGACGGCCATATCGCCCGCATCACGCTGGAAACGCCGAACCAGTGGGAGGCATGGCTGAAAGCCGCCCGCAGGAACGAAGCCGCGCTCAAAGCCGCCCGCGAGCAGCGCAAAGCCGAACGCAAAGGCGGGCACCGCCACCGGCCGCAGGAAGACGGAGAGGCCGTCTGA
- the ptsN gene encoding PTS IIA-like nitrogen regulatory protein PtsN, with product MSLISAILPVSHIILDAEVSSKKRLFEQVGLLLENEAGLSRAEVFDCLFAREKLGTTGLGQGVAVPHGRLASLKKAVGVFVRTQEPVAFDAPDGKPVSLVVALLVPENATGEHLEVLSKLAAKFSDKAVRESLMNAAAPEDVRQLLAEE from the coding sequence ATGAGCCTGATTAGTGCCATTCTGCCCGTGTCCCACATTATTCTGGATGCAGAAGTCAGCAGCAAAAAACGCCTGTTCGAACAGGTCGGCCTGCTGCTGGAAAACGAAGCGGGACTGTCGCGCGCAGAAGTGTTTGACTGCCTGTTCGCCCGCGAAAAACTCGGCACAACGGGATTGGGGCAGGGTGTGGCCGTGCCGCACGGCCGTCTGGCCTCGCTGAAAAAAGCCGTCGGCGTTTTTGTGCGCACACAGGAACCGGTGGCGTTTGATGCACCCGACGGCAAACCGGTATCGCTGGTGGTGGCACTGCTGGTGCCCGAAAACGCCACCGGCGAACATTTGGAAGTGCTTTCCAAGCTGGCGGCAAAATTCTCCGACAAAGCCGTGCGGGAAAGCCTGATGAATGCCGCCGCGCCGGAAGACGTGCGGCAGTTGCTGGCAGAAGAATAA
- the hprK gene encoding HPr(Ser) kinase/phosphatase, with amino-acid sequence MPSISVRRLYQDNQHKLQLAWAAGTAGADNRIGIEADKPVLALVGHLNFIHPNQVQVIGAAEAEFLRLMESGIDNIDDLATIVAKTRPLRQIQAVTEAGDFGSLFDIPMSAVIVANGLPVSPMLRDYCHTNQIPLLTSKLESPHLMDVLRIYLQRTLAVSTVKHGVFLDVFEIGVLITGRSGLGKSELALELISRGHSLIADDAVEIYRTGPEMLEGRCPPMLRDFLEVRGLGVLNIRHIFGETSIRPKKMLQLIINLVPADDDYMKQLDRLSIRTETESILDVSVRAVTLPVAVGRNLAVLVEAAVRNYVLQLRGKDSTREFLERHQNMMKEDGNRSEDYSD; translated from the coding sequence ATGCCGAGCATTTCCGTACGCCGTCTGTATCAAGACAACCAGCATAAATTGCAGTTGGCCTGGGCGGCCGGAACGGCGGGTGCGGACAACCGCATCGGGATTGAGGCCGACAAGCCCGTTTTGGCGCTGGTCGGCCATTTGAATTTTATCCACCCCAATCAGGTTCAGGTCATCGGTGCGGCCGAAGCCGAATTCCTGCGCCTGATGGAGTCGGGTATCGACAATATCGACGATTTGGCCACCATCGTCGCCAAAACCCGCCCGCTGCGCCAGATTCAGGCCGTAACGGAAGCGGGCGATTTCGGCAGTCTGTTCGACATTCCGATGTCGGCAGTGATTGTCGCCAACGGTCTGCCGGTTTCGCCCATGCTGCGCGATTACTGCCATACCAACCAAATCCCGCTTTTGACTTCCAAGCTGGAAAGCCCGCACCTGATGGACGTGCTGCGGATTTATCTGCAACGCACCCTAGCCGTTTCTACGGTCAAGCACGGCGTGTTTCTCGATGTGTTTGAAATCGGCGTACTGATTACCGGCCGGTCGGGTCTGGGTAAAAGCGAACTGGCGTTGGAGCTGATTTCGCGCGGCCACAGTCTGATTGCCGACGATGCGGTGGAAATCTACCGCACCGGCCCGGAAATGCTGGAAGGCCGCTGCCCTCCGATGCTGCGCGATTTTTTGGAAGTACGCGGTTTGGGCGTACTCAATATCCGCCATATTTTCGGCGAAACATCGATACGGCCGAAAAAAATGCTCCAACTGATTATCAACCTGGTACCTGCCGACGACGATTATATGAAGCAGCTCGACCGTCTGAGTATCCGCACGGAGACTGAGTCGATTTTAGATGTCAGTGTGCGCGCGGTCACGCTGCCGGTGGCGGTGGGGCGCAATTTGGCGGTGCTGGTGGAAGCGGCGGTGCGCAATTATGTCCTGCAATTGAGGGGCAAAGACAGCACGCGCGAATTTTTGGAGCGTCATCAGAACATGATGAAAGAGGACGGGAACCGCAGTGAAGATTATTCTGATTAG
- a CDS encoding ATP-binding cassette domain-containing protein codes for MIELKNLSLQRGLKVLLEQACLTVNPGRRVGLIGKNGSGKSSLFALIKGEIAPDGGDVLIPKNWRIAAVAQETPALDCSALDYVLQGDAELQAFQTALAAAEAQNDGMKMAEYHAKLEEIDAYTAPARAAKLLSGLGFAQEEHAKSVKAFSGGWRMRLNLAQALMCRADLLLLDEPTNHLDLETVLWLENHLANLPCTQIIISHDRDFLNAATDCTVELSGRKLTLYGGNYDFYQNERAQRLAQQHSAYVKQQAHIKHLQSFIDRFKAKATKAVQAQSRMKALAKLERIAPAHLDSEFQFSFDNPDHLPNPLLKLEQADLGYGAATVLHNITLSLESGARYGLLGVNGSGKSTFIKALAGELAVQSGQMVKADKLNIGYFAQHQLDTLREDQNPLWHIRQLSPEAREQDIRNFLGGFNFAGDAALQAVAPFSGGEKARLALAMLVWQKPNLLLLDEPTNHLDLDMRHALTLALQSFQGALIVVSHDRSLLEATTDSFLLIDEGRLKPFDGDLDDYRQWRLARENAAVPAVSAQGRDRKDAKRQEAQMRQEKSRRLKPLQQKIDRAEKEMAKLAEIQTACEAFLADETAYDEANKARLQQVLAELADAKSRAQQHEEDWLAWQEESERIAAEIEAFFSA; via the coding sequence ATGATCGAACTGAAAAACCTCAGTCTGCAACGCGGCCTGAAAGTGCTGCTGGAACAGGCCTGCCTCACGGTCAATCCCGGCCGCCGTGTCGGACTGATCGGTAAAAACGGCAGCGGCAAATCCAGCCTGTTTGCCCTGATAAAAGGCGAAATCGCGCCTGATGGCGGTGACGTGCTGATTCCCAAAAACTGGAGAATCGCGGCTGTGGCGCAGGAAACGCCCGCGCTGGACTGCTCCGCCTTGGATTATGTGTTGCAGGGCGATGCCGAATTGCAGGCATTTCAGACGGCCTTGGCGGCAGCCGAAGCGCAAAACGACGGTATGAAAATGGCGGAATATCATGCCAAACTGGAAGAAATCGATGCCTATACTGCGCCCGCCCGCGCGGCCAAACTGCTGAGCGGTTTGGGCTTTGCCCAGGAAGAGCACGCCAAAAGCGTCAAAGCCTTTTCCGGCGGCTGGCGGATGCGCCTGAATCTGGCACAGGCGCTGATGTGTCGCGCCGATCTGCTGCTGTTGGACGAACCGACCAACCACTTGGATTTGGAAACCGTGCTGTGGCTGGAAAACCATCTGGCCAATCTGCCGTGCACGCAAATCATTATTTCCCACGACCGCGACTTTCTCAACGCCGCCACCGACTGCACCGTTGAACTCTCCGGCCGGAAACTGACCCTCTACGGCGGCAATTACGATTTTTATCAAAACGAGCGCGCACAGCGTCTGGCGCAACAGCATTCGGCCTATGTCAAACAGCAGGCGCACATCAAGCATTTACAGTCGTTTATCGACCGCTTTAAAGCCAAAGCCACCAAGGCCGTGCAGGCACAAAGCCGCATGAAAGCACTGGCCAAGCTGGAACGCATCGCCCCCGCGCATCTGGACAGCGAGTTTCAGTTCAGCTTCGATAATCCCGATCATCTGCCCAATCCGCTGCTGAAACTGGAACAGGCCGATTTGGGCTACGGTGCGGCCACAGTACTGCACAACATCACGCTGTCGCTGGAAAGCGGCGCGCGCTACGGCCTGCTGGGCGTGAACGGCAGCGGCAAATCGACCTTTATCAAAGCCTTGGCGGGCGAACTGGCTGTCCAGAGCGGACAGATGGTCAAAGCAGACAAGCTCAATATCGGCTATTTCGCCCAACACCAGCTCGACACCCTGCGCGAAGACCAAAACCCGCTGTGGCATATCCGCCAACTGTCGCCCGAAGCGCGTGAGCAGGATATCCGAAATTTTCTGGGCGGTTTCAATTTTGCGGGCGATGCGGCGCTGCAAGCCGTCGCGCCGTTTTCCGGCGGCGAAAAAGCACGGCTGGCGCTGGCGATGCTGGTGTGGCAGAAACCCAACCTGCTGCTGCTGGACGAGCCGACCAACCATCTGGACTTGGATATGCGCCACGCGCTCACGCTGGCCTTGCAGAGTTTTCAGGGCGCGCTGATTGTCGTCTCGCACGACCGCAGCCTGCTCGAAGCCACCACCGACAGTTTCCTGCTGATTGACGAAGGCCGTCTGAAACCGTTCGACGGCGATTTGGACGACTACCGCCAATGGCGGCTGGCACGCGAAAACGCCGCCGTGCCTGCCGTGTCGGCACAAGGACGGGACCGCAAAGATGCCAAACGGCAGGAAGCGCAGATGCGGCAGGAAAAATCGCGCCGTTTGAAACCGTTGCAGCAGAAAATCGACCGGGCGGAAAAAGAAATGGCCAAGCTGGCGGAGATTCAGACGGCCTGTGAAGCCTTTCTGGCCGACGAAACGGCTTATGACGAAGCCAATAAAGCGCGTTTGCAGCAGGTGCTGGCCGAATTGGCCGATGCCAAAAGCCGCGCGCAGCAGCATGAAGAAGACTGGCTGGCGTGGCAGGAAGAAAGTGAGCGGATTGCGGCCGAAATCGAAGCGTTTTTTTCGGCCTAG
- the rho gene encoding transcription termination factor Rho has translation MHVSELQTQHISQLLAQAEQLEIENANRLRKQDLVFAIVRQMMKQGESFTCSGTLEILPDGFGFLRSADTSYLAGPDDIYVSPNQIRRFNLHTGDTIEGSVRVPKDNERYFALVRLDSINGDHPEVCKHKILFENLTPLFPTKQFKLERDIKAEENITGRAIDLVSPVGFGQRALLVAPPKTGKTVMLQNIAHAITANYPDVELIVLLIDERPEEVTEMSRSVRGEVVASTFDEPAQRHVQVAEMVIEKAKRMVEHKKDVVILLDSITRLARAYNTVVPASGKILTGGVDANALHRPKRFFGAARNVEEGGSLTIIATALVDTGSRMDDVIFEEFKGTGNMELNLDRRIAEKRVFPAININKSGTRREELLVPNDQLQRMWLLRKFLHPMDDLEATEFLVGKLKASKDNNDFFEMMRGK, from the coding sequence ATGCACGTTTCCGAACTCCAAACCCAACACATTTCCCAACTTCTGGCACAGGCCGAACAATTAGAAATCGAAAACGCCAACCGGCTGCGCAAACAGGATCTGGTTTTTGCCATCGTGCGCCAGATGATGAAGCAGGGCGAAAGTTTCACCTGTTCCGGCACGCTGGAAATCCTGCCCGACGGTTTCGGCTTTCTGCGCAGTGCCGATACATCGTATCTGGCCGGCCCCGACGATATTTACGTTTCGCCCAACCAAATCCGCCGTTTCAACCTGCACACGGGCGACACCATCGAGGGCAGCGTGCGCGTACCCAAGGACAACGAACGTTATTTTGCGCTGGTGCGGCTGGACAGCATCAACGGCGACCACCCCGAAGTGTGCAAACACAAAATCCTGTTCGAAAATCTCACGCCGCTGTTTCCTACCAAGCAGTTCAAACTCGAACGCGACATCAAGGCCGAAGAAAACATCACCGGCCGCGCCATCGATTTGGTATCTCCCGTCGGTTTCGGCCAGCGCGCGCTGCTGGTGGCACCGCCGAAAACCGGTAAAACCGTGATGCTGCAAAACATTGCCCACGCCATTACCGCCAACTATCCCGATGTGGAGCTGATTGTTTTGCTGATCGACGAGCGGCCGGAAGAAGTTACCGAAATGTCGCGCAGTGTGCGCGGCGAAGTGGTGGCCTCCACGTTCGACGAACCGGCACAGCGTCATGTGCAGGTGGCCGAAATGGTGATTGAAAAAGCCAAGCGTATGGTCGAACACAAAAAAGACGTGGTGATTCTGCTCGATTCCATCACCCGCCTGGCGCGCGCCTACAACACTGTGGTGCCCGCATCGGGCAAAATCCTCACCGGCGGCGTGGATGCCAATGCGCTGCACCGCCCGAAACGCTTCTTCGGCGCGGCACGCAATGTGGAGGAAGGCGGTTCGCTCACCATTATCGCCACGGCATTGGTGGACACCGGCAGCCGCATGGACGATGTGATTTTTGAAGAGTTCAAAGGTACGGGCAATATGGAGCTCAACCTCGACCGCCGCATCGCCGAAAAACGCGTCTTCCCCGCCATCAACATCAACAAATCGGGTACGCGCCGCGAAGAGCTGCTGGTACCCAACGATCAGCTCCAACGGATGTGGCTGCTGCGCAAGTTCCTGCATCCGATGGACGATTTGGAAGCCACCGAGTTTCTGGTGGGCAAACTCAAAGCTTCCAAGGACAACAACGATTTCTTTGAAATGATGCGCGGCAAATAA
- the rapZ gene encoding RNase adapter RapZ has product MKIILISGLSGSGKSVALGLLEDTGYYCVDNLPLELLPDLVRHHIAGGGGQNLAVSVDIRSRPNIGRLRVQSRLLRQGGHRVELLFLEAAEEVLLRRFSETRRSHPLAAENGLSLQESLVRERKWLWPLREWAYCIDTSKMNAQQLRYTVQQWLDSGRNGLMVVLESFGFKYGVPSNIDFLFDMRSLPNPYYDTALRPFNGLDEPVRQYLAARPEADEMIGDIEQFMLRRLAQSAVESRSYVTIGIGCTGGQHRSVYVAEALAERLRRHYQVLVRHRQLVPLPREAG; this is encoded by the coding sequence GTGAAGATTATTCTGATTAGCGGTTTGTCCGGTTCGGGCAAATCGGTGGCTTTGGGGCTGCTGGAAGACACCGGCTATTACTGCGTGGACAATCTGCCGTTGGAACTGCTGCCGGATTTGGTGCGCCACCATATCGCCGGCGGCGGCGGGCAGAATCTGGCGGTGAGCGTCGATATCCGCTCGCGTCCCAATATCGGCCGTCTGCGGGTGCAGAGCCGTCTGCTGCGCCAAGGGGGGCACCGGGTGGAGCTGCTGTTTCTCGAAGCGGCCGAGGAGGTATTGCTGCGCCGTTTTTCGGAAACCCGCCGCAGCCACCCGCTCGCTGCCGAGAACGGATTGTCGCTTCAAGAAAGTCTGGTGCGCGAGCGCAAATGGCTGTGGCCGTTGCGGGAATGGGCGTACTGCATCGATACGTCGAAAATGAATGCGCAGCAGCTGCGCTATACCGTGCAGCAGTGGCTGGACAGCGGCCGAAACGGCCTGATGGTGGTACTGGAATCGTTCGGATTCAAGTACGGCGTGCCGTCAAACATCGATTTTCTGTTCGATATGCGCAGCCTGCCCAATCCGTATTACGATACCGCCCTGCGCCCGTTCAACGGCTTGGACGAGCCGGTCAGGCAGTATCTGGCCGCCCGGCCGGAGGCGGATGAAATGATCGGCGACATCGAACAGTTTATGCTGCGCCGTTTGGCGCAGTCGGCGGTGGAGAGCCGCAGTTATGTAACCATCGGCATCGGCTGCACCGGCGGCCAGCACCGGTCGGTGTATGTGGCCGAGGCTTTGGCCGAACGCCTGCGCCGGCATTATCAGGTGCTGGTGCGCCACCGCCAGCTGGTTCCGCTGCCGCGTGAGGCAGGCTGA
- the scpB gene encoding SMC-Scp complex subunit ScpB, whose protein sequence is MSDKLSPDALIEAALLTQTEPLSEKSMRELCDPPLSAGKLIDVLAVLKARWHGRALELMHTHEGWRFQIAPSAFERLGSLQEQRTPRYSRAVMETLAIIAYQQPVTRGDIEEIRGVAVSQNVMQTLQERGWIEVIGQRDSIGRPSLWATTDTFLSDLQLDSLAELPPLTELGELVLPDWVESADGGTAEPEGTTAA, encoded by the coding sequence ATGAGCGACAAACTTTCCCCCGATGCCCTGATTGAAGCCGCACTGCTCACGCAAACCGAACCGTTGAGCGAAAAATCCATGCGCGAACTGTGCGATCCGCCGCTGTCGGCCGGCAAACTGATTGACGTGTTGGCCGTACTGAAAGCGCGCTGGCACGGACGTGCGCTGGAACTGATGCACACACACGAAGGCTGGCGTTTCCAAATCGCGCCGTCCGCATTCGAACGTCTGGGCAGTTTGCAGGAACAGCGTACGCCGCGCTATTCGCGCGCCGTGATGGAAACGCTGGCGATTATTGCCTACCAGCAGCCCGTTACGCGCGGCGATATTGAAGAGATACGGGGCGTGGCCGTATCGCAAAACGTCATGCAGACCTTGCAGGAGCGGGGCTGGATTGAAGTCATCGGCCAGCGCGACAGCATCGGGCGGCCTTCTTTATGGGCGACCACCGATACCTTTCTCAGCGACTTGCAGCTGGACAGTCTGGCCGAACTGCCGCCGCTGACCGAATTGGGCGAACTGGTGCTGCCCGATTGGGTCGAATCCGCAGATGGCGGTACGGCAGAGCCGGAGGGGACAACGGCAGCATGA